AGAGCCTCACGGGCGAGCTGCCCCCGGCCGAGTTCATCTCCGCGCCGGAGCTTCCGCCCAGCACGGCGAAGACGCCGAAGGCCGACCCGTCTTGATACGTGCGCGACGCCCCGAGCGTTGCTAAGCAGCGGAGCCCATGGACCGAATGCTCTTCCACGCCCACTCCGGGCTCCGCTATCTGGTGCTGCTGGCCGGCATCCTGGCCCTCGCGTACTTCGCTTTCGGGCTCGCCACCAAGAAGCCCTTCGACAAGCTGGGGCGCATCCTGGGCTCCGCGTACTCGGGCCTGCTCCAGCTCCAGGTGCTCCTGGGCGTGGGCGTGCTGGTGACGCGCTTCTACTACCCGGCGCTCATCGGTCACATCGTGATGATGGTGCTCGCCGCGGGCGTCGCGCAGGCCACGCTGTCCATCAACCGCCGCAAGCCGCAGCCGGCCTTCGTGCTGCCGCTGGTGGGCGTGCTGGTGTCCATTGTCTTCATCATCGGCGGCATCATGGCCATTGGCCGGGGCGTCTTCACCTCGACGGCGATGTGAGTTTCGCCGGGTAAATGCTGCGCTGATTCACCCCGCGCGGCGCAAATGCTGCGCTCTTACGGCCAACGCCCACGCATGTCTGCCTGGGTGTTGGCCGTTCGTCATTCTGGCCTTCGCATTGCAATTCGTGTCGAGCGTGCCGGGCAGTGAGCCCGGCCTCCCTTCGAGGAGGGGCACGCGGCGATGCGGACACACGCCCAGGAGGGACGACCGCGAGGTGCTCGGCGGTTCGTCCCCATCATCCCGCTGCTGGCGGCGCTGACGGCGCCCGAGGCGGCGGCGCAGGGCGCGGCTCGAGGCGCCACGCTCTTCACGCAGCGCTGCGCCACCTGCCACACGGTGGGCGAGGGCGACCGCGTGGGCCCGGACCTGCACGGGGTGATGGAGCGGCGCGACGAAGCGTGGGTGACGCGCTTCATCACCAGCCCGGGCGAGGTCATCGACTCAGGTGACGCGGTGGCCACCGAGCTGCTGGCGCGGTTCAACGGCATCCGCATGCCGGACCAGCAGCTCTCGCCGGAGGAGCGCGCCGCCCTCTACGCCTTCTTCCGCGACTGCACGCAGAAGGGGCTGGGCGGTTGCAAGCCGTCGCCCGCGGCGAAGATGGGGACGGACGCGACGCCCGAGGAGATTGCCCGGGGCCGTCGTCTGTTCGAGGGCACGGAGGCCCTGGCCAAGGGCGGCCCCGCCTGCTTCGGCTGTCATGACGTACGAGGGGTGGGGGTGGCCGGCGGTGGCACGCTGGGGCCCAACCTCACCTTCACCTTCGCCCGCCTGGGCGAGCGGGGCGTGCGGCCCGCGCTGGCGAAGCTGGACACGCCGATGATGGGCGCGCTGTACGCGAAGGCGCCGCTGGAGGAGGAGGAGCAGTACGCCCTCAAGGCCTTCCTCGCGGACGCGTCGCGTGACGGCAGCAAGCCTCGCGCGGACCGGGACTTCTTCTACCTGGGGCTCGTCGGTGCGCTGGCGGTGCTCGGGTTCATGGGCGTTGCCTTCGGCGCGGCGTCGAAGCGAGGTCTGTCGTGAGCGATACCTTCTTCACCGTCGTCCCCTACGTGGCGGCCGGCGTGGCCGTGGCGGGTGTGGCGCGGCGGTGGCTGTCGCGCGCGCCCGCGTCCAGTCCCGCCCCGGTCGCGCCCTGGACGTCCTCGGGACGGGCCGTCGTCGGTGGGGCCGCCATCGTGGCCCTGAACCACGCGTTGGGGCTGTTGGCGCCCCGGGTGATGCAGGCCTTCAACGCGTCGCCAGGACGGCTCTTCACCCTGGAGGCGGTGAGCCTCATCGGTGGACTGTTGCTCACGTGGGGGCTCGCGGGCCTGACGCTGCGCCGGGCGCGGGAAGGGCAGTGGGGGGCCGCCGGGCTGTTGGGGCTGCTCCTCCTGCAAGCCCTCTCCGGTGTCTTCCTGGCCGTGTCGCTGCGCTGGGGCTCGGCCTGGTACGTCCACGTGGTGGTGCCGTACCTGCGGTCGGTGTTCGCCTTCCAGCCGGACGCGACGCTGCTGGCGCAGGCGCCCTTCATCGTCCAACTGCACACCTTGTTCGGAATGGTGCTGCTGGCGCTGGCTCCCTTCATCCGCGCGCAGCCCATCGCCGCGCCCTTGCTCGTCACGCCCCGGGAGGAGACCGCCGGCTGAAGCGGCGGCGCACCCGTCATGAAAGACGCCTCGACTCGCATCCCGTGCCGTGCCCTCGCCGCTGGTTGGATGGGCTCCCTGGCCGCGCTCTCCCTCGCGGGGTGCAGCGGTCCCGTGAACAGCCAGCAGGGCTACATGCCCGAGCAGCCCGTGGCTTTCTCGCACGCCGTCCACGCCGGTCAGTACGGCCTGGATTGCCAGTACTGCCACGTCGGCGCGGAGAAGAGCCGCCACGCCGGCGTGCCCTCCACCACCGTGTGCATGAACTGCCACACGCAAGTGAAGACAGACTCACCTGAAATCAAGAAGGTGGCCGCCGCGGTGGCGGAGAACACGCCGCTCGCGTGGGTGCGCATCCACCGCCTGCCGGACCATGCGTACTTCAACCACGCCAGCCACGTGGGCGCGGGCCTGGAGTGCCAGAGCTGCCACGGGCCCGTGCAGGAGATGGTGCGCGTGGAGCAGAAGGAGCCCATGACGATGGGTTGGTGCCTGGACTGCCACCGCGAGACGGCGGCGAAGCAGGTGTCGGCCCCGTCGCCCTCCGCGCCCCGGTCGGGCGAGCTGCTGGCCGTGTCATCCGGCGTGCCCGCCCCGGAGCCGTTGAAGGCCCCCCGAGTCCTGCAGCCCCCCACGGACTGCTCGAGCTGCCACCGCTGAGGAGTCCCACCCATGTCCGACCCACTTCCCAAGTACTGGCAGAGCCTGGCCGAGCGCGCGAGCGACCCGGGCTTCCTCACCCAGGCGCAGGACGAATTCGCGGAGCCGCTGCCCGTGGGCGTCGCCGCCACGCCGCCGGATGCGAACAGCCGCCGCGACTTCTTCAAGCTGATGGGCCTGAGCGCCGCGGCGGCCATGGTTGCCTGCCAGCGCGCCCCGGTTCAGAAAATCATCCCCTACGTGGCGAGGCCCGACGAAGTCACCCCCGGGCTGGCGCTCTGGTACGCGTCCACGTGCAACGGGTGCAGCGCGCGCTGTGGCCTGTTGCTCAAGACGCGCGACGGCCGCCCCATCAAGGTGGAGGGCAACGACGAACACCCCGTGTCGAGAGGCGGCGTGTGCTCGGTGGGGCAGGCCTCCGTGCTGTCGCTCTACGACGCGAGCCGCGCCCGCTTCCCC
This genomic window from Myxococcus hansupus contains:
- a CDS encoding cytochrome c3 family protein — encoded protein: MKDASTRIPCRALAAGWMGSLAALSLAGCSGPVNSQQGYMPEQPVAFSHAVHAGQYGLDCQYCHVGAEKSRHAGVPSTTVCMNCHTQVKTDSPEIKKVAAAVAENTPLAWVRIHRLPDHAYFNHASHVGAGLECQSCHGPVQEMVRVEQKEPMTMGWCLDCHRETAAKQVSAPSPSAPRSGELLAVSSGVPAPEPLKAPRVLQPPTDCSSCHR
- a CDS encoding respiratory nitrate reductase subunit gamma, whose protein sequence is MSDTFFTVVPYVAAGVAVAGVARRWLSRAPASSPAPVAPWTSSGRAVVGGAAIVALNHALGLLAPRVMQAFNASPGRLFTLEAVSLIGGLLLTWGLAGLTLRRAREGQWGAAGLLGLLLLQALSGVFLAVSLRWGSAWYVHVVVPYLRSVFAFQPDATLLAQAPFIVQLHTLFGMVLLALAPFIRAQPIAAPLLVTPREETAG
- a CDS encoding c-type cytochrome, coding for MRTHAQEGRPRGARRFVPIIPLLAALTAPEAAAQGAARGATLFTQRCATCHTVGEGDRVGPDLHGVMERRDEAWVTRFITSPGEVIDSGDAVATELLARFNGIRMPDQQLSPEERAALYAFFRDCTQKGLGGCKPSPAAKMGTDATPEEIARGRRLFEGTEALAKGGPACFGCHDVRGVGVAGGGTLGPNLTFTFARLGERGVRPALAKLDTPMMGALYAKAPLEEEEQYALKAFLADASRDGSKPRADRDFFYLGLVGALAVLGFMGVAFGAASKRGLS